In one Parageobacillus genomosp. 1 genomic region, the following are encoded:
- a CDS encoding peptidoglycan D,D-transpeptidase FtsI family protein, producing the protein MKKKKRAQVPFRLNILFFVVFLLFSALILRLGVVQIVYGEDYRKEVERTKDEIVSTPVPRGKIYDRFHQVIVDNIPRKAITYTRSKTTTPEDTLKVAQKLEQYIVVDKPMMDKVTERDMKDYWILTRKDKAEKKVSKEERKKLEKQGLSQKEIDKKIYELTLKRITPADLAKISKKELKIIAIKHAMDSGYALTPQTVKNDGVTDEEYAVVSEHLEELPGVNTTVDWKRHYVYDNTFRSVLGNVTKDDEGIPRERLDYFLARDYSRNDRVGKSYLEAQFEDVLHGKKAKIKNVVDKSGNVTSVEQIYNGERGKDLVLTIDIELQKQVEQIIEEEIMATKRKGRSPLLDRAFVVMMNPKTGEVLSMAGKLLTKGENGKTQFVDFAIGNITSAYAMGSAVKGATVLTGFQTGVLHPNTYIRDEPLYIKDTPVKKSWQTMGTINELTALQRSSNVYMFKTAIAIGGGKYRPHRSLSVNPEAFTTIRKYFSQFGLGVKTGIDLPNELSGFKGKETGAGKLLDLSIGQYDMYTPLQMAQYVSTIANGGYRMKPQIVKEIRKPTDSAKELGPIVQRFEPVVLNRIDMKTEYIKRVQEGFRRVMQMPKGTAYVYFANAPYKPAGKTGTAEAFYDGPIQSRRNDPTYNLTLIGYAPYNDPEVAFSVVVPWATQGESDGINNRIGRRILDAYFELKAERAKGNTANNAANGNPGTNTEEMSNSH; encoded by the coding sequence TTGAAGAAGAAAAAACGGGCGCAAGTGCCGTTTCGGTTAAATATTCTTTTTTTTGTTGTGTTTTTGCTGTTTTCGGCACTTATTTTACGGCTTGGTGTCGTACAGATTGTTTATGGCGAAGACTACCGGAAGGAAGTCGAGCGGACGAAAGATGAAATTGTCAGCACGCCGGTGCCGCGTGGAAAAATTTATGATCGCTTTCATCAGGTGATTGTAGATAATATCCCGAGAAAAGCGATTACCTATACGCGTTCGAAGACAACGACGCCGGAAGATACGTTGAAAGTGGCGCAGAAACTGGAGCAATATATCGTTGTCGATAAACCGATGATGGATAAAGTGACCGAACGCGATATGAAAGACTATTGGATTTTAACACGAAAAGACAAAGCAGAAAAAAAAGTAAGCAAAGAAGAGCGGAAAAAACTCGAGAAGCAAGGGCTATCGCAGAAGGAAATCGACAAAAAAATATATGAGCTGACATTAAAGCGCATTACGCCAGCTGATTTGGCTAAAATTTCGAAAAAAGAATTGAAAATTATCGCGATTAAACATGCAATGGACAGCGGCTATGCGCTGACACCGCAAACGGTGAAAAATGATGGCGTAACAGATGAAGAGTACGCCGTTGTCAGCGAACATCTTGAGGAGCTTCCAGGAGTAAATACCACGGTTGATTGGAAACGGCATTATGTGTATGACAACACGTTCCGTTCCGTACTCGGCAATGTGACGAAAGATGATGAAGGAATTCCGCGTGAACGGCTTGACTATTTTTTGGCCCGTGACTACAGCCGGAATGATCGCGTTGGGAAAAGCTACCTTGAAGCGCAATTTGAGGATGTATTGCACGGCAAAAAGGCAAAAATCAAAAATGTCGTGGACAAGTCCGGCAATGTGACTTCGGTAGAGCAAATATATAACGGAGAGCGCGGGAAGGATCTTGTACTGACGATCGACATCGAACTTCAGAAGCAGGTGGAACAAATCATCGAAGAAGAAATCATGGCAACAAAGCGGAAGGGAAGATCTCCGCTGCTTGACCGGGCGTTTGTGGTGATGATGAACCCGAAAACGGGAGAAGTTTTATCCATGGCTGGAAAACTGCTCACAAAAGGTGAAAATGGAAAAACACAATTTGTTGATTTTGCTATTGGCAACATCACCTCAGCATATGCCATGGGATCGGCAGTAAAAGGTGCGACGGTGCTGACGGGCTTTCAAACAGGAGTATTGCATCCGAATACTTACATCCGTGATGAACCATTATATATCAAAGACACGCCCGTTAAAAAATCGTGGCAGACGATGGGGACTATCAATGAGTTGACCGCGCTGCAGCGCTCCTCGAACGTATATATGTTTAAAACGGCGATCGCCATCGGCGGCGGGAAGTATCGCCCACACCGGTCATTAAGCGTTAATCCGGAAGCGTTCACGACCATTCGCAAGTATTTTAGCCAATTCGGGCTCGGAGTAAAGACAGGAATTGATTTGCCAAACGAGCTCAGCGGTTTTAAGGGAAAAGAAACGGGAGCCGGGAAATTGCTAGACCTTTCTATTGGCCAATACGATATGTATACCCCGCTGCAAATGGCGCAATATGTATCAACGATTGCCAACGGCGGCTATCGGATGAAGCCGCAAATTGTCAAAGAGATTCGCAAGCCGACGGATAGTGCAAAGGAATTGGGGCCGATTGTCCAACGCTTTGAACCGGTTGTATTAAACCGAATCGATATGAAGACGGAGTATATTAAACGGGTGCAGGAAGGATTCCGCCGGGTGATGCAGATGCCGAAAGGAACTGCGTATGTGTATTTCGCTAATGCGCCATATAAGCCGGCTGGCAAAACGGGAACGGCGGAAGCCTTTTATGACGGACCGATCCAAAGCAGACGAAATGATCCAACATATAATTTGACATTAATCGGATATGCTCCGTATAATGATCCGGAAGTGGCGTTTTCTGTTGTCGTTCCTTGGGCAACGCAAGGAGAGAGCGACGGCATTAACAATAGAATCGGCAGACGAATTTTAGATGCGTATTTTGAGCTGAAGGCAGAGAGAGCAAAAGGCAATACTGCAAACAATGCTGCAAACGGAAACCCAGGGACAAACACGGAAGAAATGAGTAACAGCCATTAA
- the pstB gene encoding phosphate ABC transporter ATP-binding protein PstB: MGVTLVMERPHMNTLRETAKKETVYHTNQLNVWYGEHHALKNINLSFYENEITAIIGPSGCGKSTYIKTLNRMIELSPNVRITGEVSYRGRNIFDPSYHVEELRTSVGMVFQKPNPFPKSIYDNVAYGPRIHGVRNKSTLDDIVEKSLRAAALWDEVKDRLHEHAHMLSGGQQQRLCIARCLAVEPDVILMDEPTSALDPVSTAKIEELMQQLKEHYSIIIVTHNMQQAARISDKTAFFLNGEVIEFGDTRQLFSNPRDKRTEDYITGRFG; the protein is encoded by the coding sequence ATGGGTGTAACATTGGTAATGGAACGACCTCATATGAATACATTAAGAGAAACGGCGAAAAAGGAAACGGTATACCACACAAACCAACTAAACGTATGGTACGGAGAGCACCACGCTTTAAAAAATATTAACTTATCTTTTTATGAAAACGAAATTACAGCGATTATCGGTCCATCTGGTTGCGGCAAATCCACTTACATTAAAACGTTAAACCGAATGATTGAATTATCGCCAAATGTCCGCATTACTGGAGAAGTCAGTTATCGCGGTCGCAATATTTTTGACCCTTCTTACCACGTAGAAGAATTGCGGACGAGTGTCGGAATGGTTTTCCAAAAACCGAACCCGTTTCCGAAATCCATTTATGATAATGTTGCTTACGGTCCGCGCATTCATGGGGTACGAAATAAAAGTACATTAGACGACATTGTCGAGAAAAGTTTACGTGCCGCAGCACTTTGGGATGAAGTAAAAGATCGTCTCCATGAGCATGCACATATGCTTTCAGGAGGACAGCAGCAACGGCTATGCATCGCTCGCTGTTTAGCGGTCGAACCGGATGTTATTTTGATGGATGAGCCTACTTCCGCATTGGACCCAGTGTCAACAGCGAAAATTGAAGAGCTGATGCAACAGCTGAAGGAACATTATAGTATTATTATCGTTACTCATAATATGCAGCAAGCAGCACGTATTTCGGATAAAACTGCATTTTTCCTAAACGGGGAAGTAATTGAGTTTGGAGATACGCGCCAATTGTTTTCCAATCCAAGAGATAAACGAACAGAAGATTATATTACCGGACGATTTGGCTAA
- a CDS encoding endolytic transglycosylase MltG, with protein MMKKQTIRAIALGMLFATSVIGAAYYMEFGTLTTAKLHDALKKEGLIAISVSEYKKLKEAAKQDSPPSVSNNQPSAKTVYVYFLTIQKGEVPNDFAQKLKDAHIIPDANAFVTYLETHGLTRYVRAGTYKVHSGMSYEEIGNLITNHQQIR; from the coding sequence ATGATGAAAAAGCAAACGATTCGCGCCATCGCTCTTGGAATGCTATTTGCCACTTCGGTTATCGGCGCCGCTTACTACATGGAATTCGGCACGTTAACAACTGCAAAACTCCATGACGCACTGAAAAAAGAAGGGCTGATCGCGATAAGTGTATCAGAATATAAAAAGTTAAAAGAAGCAGCTAAACAGGATAGTCCTCCTTCTGTTTCAAACAATCAACCTTCAGCCAAAACTGTATATGTTTACTTTCTTACGATTCAAAAAGGTGAAGTGCCAAACGACTTCGCGCAAAAGTTAAAGGATGCTCATATTATTCCCGATGCTAACGCATTTGTAACCTATTTAGAAACACATGGGCTGACCCGCTACGTTCGTGCCGGTACTTACAAAGTACATAGCGGCATGAGTTATGAAGAAATAGGAAATCTGATCACTAACCACCAACAAATCCGATAA
- a CDS encoding HAMP domain-containing methyl-accepting chemotaxis protein: MKRSKRTWSKLFSLPSKINTVRFTPFSLISSWNLQTILVFVIVFITCISSSMIAYIGYEKNKQVVIRSIEQQMLLSTEVMIEKISMLKSSTTNEEFYKKLSYVLTLNQRKFQSLGLRPMQFVITKEKEVEKLGKFSSPLPSLPRSVILQIEKQKQGILHFQGLTLSFAPSIDLNGQIYVLALQNGDYLQSVFEYRRISILVSLLTILFTSFIGFFIIRRFTEPIASLKQAMRQVGKGNLQTRVQLAYSSKDIRTLADGFNQMVDSLTTLIEHVDASSKHITASSQTLRRTSHETKKASEQIAIAIYEAASGTEKQASSSIKISQFFHGIANGMEQAAASIADVEVSTNRANDQAYAGNELVDQTVKQMSVVQKTVGETAEAIYMLGQKSNRIDQIVSLISNIADQTNLLSLNAAIEAARAGEHGKGFSVVANEIRKLASQTSQASKQIQTIIKEIQHEVERAVQSMTRGSQVLEHGMEMVYQTEAAFKGIVQAVNNVSQQSKEVSTIIHDVSAQTKQMSMSMEEIASIAQQIAGNMEHVAAVTQQQSASMDEVLHASQSLTELVDQLNGLLRTFKV, encoded by the coding sequence ATGAAACGATCAAAGCGGACCTGGTCGAAGCTCTTCTCACTCCCTTCTAAGATAAATACCGTTCGTTTCACACCGTTTTCTTTGATCAGCAGCTGGAACTTACAAACCATTTTAGTATTCGTCATTGTTTTTATCACGTGCATCTCCTCTTCGATGATCGCTTATATCGGTTATGAAAAAAATAAACAAGTCGTCATTCGCTCCATCGAACAACAAATGCTGCTGTCCACCGAAGTAATGATTGAAAAAATTTCAATGTTAAAATCTTCAACCACCAATGAAGAGTTTTATAAAAAGCTATCCTATGTGCTAACGCTGAATCAGCGCAAGTTTCAGTCCCTCGGCTTGCGACCGATGCAATTTGTCATTACAAAAGAAAAAGAGGTTGAAAAGTTAGGGAAGTTTTCTAGCCCATTACCGTCCTTGCCTCGTTCTGTCATCCTGCAAATAGAAAAACAGAAGCAAGGAATCCTCCATTTTCAAGGATTAACTTTATCATTTGCGCCTTCTATTGATTTAAACGGCCAAATATATGTTTTAGCTCTCCAAAATGGAGACTATTTGCAGTCCGTTTTTGAATATAGGCGGATTAGTATTCTAGTTTCGTTGCTCACCATATTGTTCACTAGTTTTATTGGTTTTTTTATTATTCGCCGATTTACTGAACCGATTGCTTCGTTAAAGCAGGCGATGCGGCAAGTAGGAAAAGGAAATTTGCAAACAAGAGTTCAGCTTGCTTATTCTAGCAAAGATATCCGAACATTGGCGGATGGATTTAACCAAATGGTTGACAGCCTTACAACGCTCATTGAACATGTAGACGCAAGCTCGAAACATATCACCGCATCTTCGCAAACGTTGCGACGTACCTCCCATGAAACGAAAAAAGCGTCAGAACAAATCGCTATCGCCATATACGAAGCGGCAAGCGGCACAGAAAAACAAGCGAGTTCTTCCATAAAAATTTCGCAATTTTTCCATGGAATCGCCAATGGAATGGAGCAAGCGGCTGCTTCCATCGCTGATGTAGAAGTCTCGACAAACAGAGCAAACGATCAAGCATACGCAGGAAATGAGCTCGTGGACCAAACGGTAAAGCAGATGAGTGTCGTACAAAAAACAGTAGGAGAAACAGCCGAAGCCATCTATATGTTAGGACAAAAATCCAATCGAATCGACCAAATCGTCTCTTTAATTAGCAATATCGCGGATCAAACGAATCTTCTTTCACTCAATGCAGCTATCGAAGCGGCCCGGGCTGGGGAACATGGCAAAGGATTTTCGGTAGTGGCAAATGAAATCAGAAAACTGGCTTCTCAAACTAGTCAAGCTTCTAAACAAATTCAAACCATTATTAAAGAAATTCAGCATGAAGTAGAACGAGCGGTACAATCGATGACTCGTGGTTCACAAGTGCTCGAACACGGAATGGAAATGGTCTATCAAACGGAGGCAGCGTTTAAAGGGATTGTCCAAGCAGTAAACAACGTTTCGCAACAGTCGAAAGAAGTATCCACTATTATTCATGATGTCAGTGCTCAAACAAAACAAATGTCCATGAGCATGGAAGAGATTGCTTCCATTGCTCAACAAATCGCTGGAAACATGGAACATGTAGCGGCCGTTACTCAACAGCAAAGCGCTTCAATGGATGAGGTTTTACATGCTTCTCAATCATTAACCGAACTCGTCGATCAATTAAATGGACTCCTGCGAACATTTAAAGTATGA
- the sodA gene encoding superoxide dismutase SodA, with product MAFELPQLPYAYDALEPHIDKETMNIHHTKHHNTYVTNLNAALEGHADLQNKSLEELLSNLEALPESIRTAVRNNGGGHANHSLFWTILSPNGGGEPTGELADAINKKFGGFAAFKEEFTKAATTRFGSGWAWLVVNNGELEVTSTPNQDSPLMEGKTPILGLDVWEHAYYLKYQNRRPEYIAAFWNIVNWDEVARRYSEAKAK from the coding sequence ATGGCTTTTGAATTACCGCAATTGCCTTATGCCTATGATGCGTTAGAGCCGCACATTGACAAAGAAACAATGAACATTCACCACACAAAACACCATAACACTTATGTCACAAACTTAAATGCCGCTTTAGAAGGACATGCCGATTTACAAAACAAATCGCTGGAAGAATTGCTCAGCAATTTGGAAGCACTTCCAGAAAGCATTCGCACCGCAGTTCGCAATAATGGCGGCGGGCATGCTAACCATTCTTTATTCTGGACGATTCTTTCACCAAACGGCGGCGGTGAGCCAACAGGCGAACTAGCTGATGCGATTAACAAAAAATTTGGCGGTTTTGCTGCATTTAAAGAAGAATTTACAAAAGCGGCTACGACTCGCTTTGGTTCTGGTTGGGCTTGGCTTGTTGTCAATAACGGTGAGCTTGAAGTGACAAGCACTCCAAACCAAGACTCTCCATTAATGGAAGGAAAAACTCCAATTCTTGGTCTAGACGTTTGGGAGCATGCATATTACTTAAAATATCAAAACCGCCGTCCAGAATACATTGCTGCATTCTGGAACATTGTCAACTGGGACGAAGTGGCAAGACGTTACAGCGAAGCAAAAGCGAAATAA
- a CDS encoding 5-formyltetrahydrofolate cyclo-ligase yields the protein MEEKKQIRKWMQAKLQQLTDEEKQTYDKQIAEKLYELPQWKNADTIAITISKGKEIDTIPIIKQAWSEGKTVSVPKCDPTTKSMAFRQITSFSQLESVYFGLLEPIETVTSEVNKSDMDIIIVPGICFSKNGYRIGYGGGYYDRYLQHVSALAVSLAYSFQVVDSLPIEEHDVPVQMIITNEGVIQCNE from the coding sequence ATGGAGGAAAAAAAACAAATCCGCAAGTGGATGCAAGCAAAGTTGCAGCAATTAACCGATGAAGAAAAACAAACATATGATAAACAAATCGCAGAAAAGCTATATGAACTGCCGCAGTGGAAAAATGCGGATACCATTGCCATTACTATTTCGAAAGGAAAAGAAATAGATACAATCCCTATTATTAAACAGGCTTGGAGCGAAGGAAAAACGGTAAGCGTACCAAAATGCGATCCGACGACAAAGTCGATGGCATTTCGGCAAATCACATCGTTTTCCCAGCTAGAATCGGTATATTTCGGTCTGCTCGAGCCAATCGAAACAGTGACGAGCGAAGTAAATAAAAGCGATATGGATATCATCATCGTTCCGGGAATATGCTTTTCTAAGAACGGTTATCGCATTGGATATGGTGGGGGATATTATGATCGCTATTTGCAACACGTATCCGCGCTAGCGGTTTCGTTAGCTTATTCCTTTCAAGTTGTCGACTCTCTCCCTATAGAGGAGCATGACGTTCCTGTGCAAATGATTATTACAAACGAAGGGGTTATACAATGTAATGAGTGA
- a CDS encoding MFS transporter, which yields MAIIKKITGQEQITRDLVLLLCIGGFYALSVSLSNTFVNVYLWKQSGAFRDLALYNLSVVTLQPLTFIFAGKLAKKVDRIIVLRLGVSFLAIFFIMVLLVGSHAHNYLILLGALLGIGYGFYWLAFNVLTFEITEPETRDFFNGFFGILTSMAGMIGPIAAGYIISSFANARGYTLIFSISLVLFIIAVILSFFLHRRPADGNYLFLRILKERSYNQNWRLITNAHFFQGLREGTFVFVISVLVYITSKSELALGKFGFVNSLTSFIAYYVVSRLMKRKYRKKAILCGGLLLYGAVFLIVFHVSYPRLILYAITIAIAYPLLLVPYSSLTFDVIGRSWKSAEMRIEYIVVRELFLNGGRIVSILSFLAAVTFFEEKTGIPILMLILGAGHFIIYFFIRRIHLDDHETDKARQSFLQPKFTNEEGGSPA from the coding sequence ATGGCAATTATCAAAAAAATTACTGGTCAAGAACAAATTACGCGGGATTTAGTGTTGTTGCTATGCATCGGCGGATTTTATGCGTTGAGTGTTTCGCTTTCCAATACGTTTGTCAATGTGTATTTATGGAAACAATCGGGAGCGTTTCGTGATTTAGCGTTATATAACTTATCTGTTGTGACCTTGCAGCCGCTGACGTTTATTTTCGCTGGGAAATTGGCCAAAAAAGTAGACCGCATTATTGTATTGCGGTTAGGTGTATCGTTTTTGGCGATTTTTTTTATTATGGTATTGCTTGTCGGCAGTCATGCCCATAACTACTTGATCCTTCTAGGTGCACTTTTAGGTATCGGTTATGGGTTTTATTGGCTTGCTTTTAACGTATTAACATTTGAAATTACCGAACCGGAAACTCGTGATTTTTTTAACGGGTTTTTCGGGATCCTTACTTCGATGGCCGGAATGATTGGACCAATCGCTGCCGGCTATATTATTTCTTCTTTCGCCAATGCGCGCGGATATACGTTGATCTTTTCTATTTCCCTCGTCCTGTTTATCATTGCCGTCATTTTAAGCTTTTTTCTACACCGGCGTCCGGCAGATGGAAACTATTTGTTTCTTCGCATTTTAAAAGAGCGGAGTTATAATCAAAATTGGAGATTAATTACGAACGCACATTTTTTTCAAGGATTGCGTGAAGGAACGTTTGTCTTTGTCATTTCCGTATTAGTGTATATTACTTCGAAAAGCGAGTTGGCTTTAGGGAAATTTGGATTTGTGAACTCACTAACTTCATTCATTGCTTATTACGTTGTTTCCCGGCTGATGAAACGGAAATATCGGAAAAAAGCAATTTTATGCGGCGGTTTATTGCTATATGGCGCCGTTTTTCTTATCGTTTTTCACGTTTCTTATCCGCGCTTGATTTTGTATGCGATCACGATCGCCATTGCTTATCCGTTGTTGCTCGTTCCGTATTCGTCGTTAACGTTTGATGTAATAGGGAGAAGCTGGAAATCAGCGGAAATGCGGATTGAGTATATTGTCGTCCGTGAATTGTTTTTAAACGGTGGTCGGATTGTATCCATTCTTTCGTTTTTAGCGGCGGTCACCTTTTTTGAGGAAAAAACGGGAATTCCGATTTTAATGTTAATACTTGGAGCGGGGCATTTCATCATTTACTTTTTTATCCGCCGCATTCATTTGGACGACCATGAAACGGATAAAGCAAGACAGTCGTTTCTACAGCCAAAGTTCACCAATGAAGAAGGGGGCTCCCCGGCATAG
- a CDS encoding DUF92 domain-containing protein, protein MSEWLYIAASAVAAIGGWFVRSLSLSGAIATIIVGAVVGMGFSWKGLILLGIFFLSSSVWSKIGKKKKQKLAEKVEKGECRDYIQVFANGGVPAVISLLSLLHPSPLWLSLFIISIATANADTWASEIGSLSKQSPRLLTNFKKVEAGTSGAVTLLGTAAAFFGAAFIAAAGAVQWENISVMTIAFFGWLGSLFDTWFGAVWQAVYRCPICGMQTERKEHCGQKTVHIKGCHFINNDVVNVLSIACSALVYAVLSIF, encoded by the coding sequence ATGAGTGAATGGCTATATATCGCCGCTTCCGCTGTTGCGGCGATCGGAGGGTGGTTTGTTCGTTCGCTTTCTCTTTCCGGAGCGATCGCGACCATCATTGTTGGCGCGGTCGTTGGAATGGGATTTTCATGGAAAGGACTAATACTTCTTGGAATCTTTTTCCTTAGTTCCAGCGTGTGGAGCAAAATCGGCAAAAAGAAAAAACAGAAGTTGGCGGAAAAAGTAGAAAAAGGAGAGTGCCGTGACTATATACAAGTGTTTGCCAATGGAGGAGTTCCCGCCGTTATCAGTTTGCTTTCGCTTTTGCATCCATCGCCGCTATGGCTTTCTTTGTTTATCATTTCTATCGCCACTGCCAATGCGGATACATGGGCGTCGGAAATCGGTAGTTTAAGCAAACAGTCGCCAAGATTATTGACAAATTTTAAAAAAGTAGAAGCGGGGACATCCGGAGCGGTGACGCTGCTTGGCACGGCTGCCGCCTTTTTCGGGGCTGCTTTTATCGCTGCTGCAGGCGCTGTTCAATGGGAAAACATTTCCGTTATGACGATCGCCTTTTTCGGCTGGCTTGGCAGCTTGTTTGATACATGGTTTGGCGCAGTCTGGCAAGCGGTGTATCGTTGTCCGATATGCGGGATGCAAACGGAACGGAAGGAACATTGCGGACAGAAAACGGTGCATATCAAAGGGTGTCATTTTATCAACAATGATGTGGTGAATGTTTTGTCTATTGCCTGTTCGGCGTTGGTTTATGCCGTTTTATCCATTTTCTGA
- the pstA gene encoding phosphate ABC transporter permease PstA, which yields MVSRVVDKIWTGIFYVIAAFVIGLLVLFFVTILSKGWGFWQPDFLFGKPSNMQAGGGVGPQLINSLYMLVITLLISVPLGLGAGIYLAEYAKQGKMLNFIRLCIETMASLPSIVVGLFGLLAFVTLTGWGYTLLGGALAITILNLPGLTRICENAILDVPPSIKEGSLALGATRWQTLVKVILPSALPQIMTGVILAAGRIFGEAAALIYTAGLTTPLLNFAADLSSKAHPLNVFRPAETLTVHIWKLNSEGIVPDAKIIAAKSAAILVIMVLLFNITARFASAALQRYFTGNRRAAKKMSNVA from the coding sequence ATGGTATCGAGAGTGGTCGATAAAATTTGGACGGGCATATTTTATGTGATTGCTGCATTCGTCATTGGTTTGCTTGTATTATTTTTTGTGACGATTTTGTCAAAAGGCTGGGGATTTTGGCAGCCAGATTTTCTATTTGGCAAACCGAGCAACATGCAAGCAGGAGGAGGGGTTGGTCCTCAGCTTATTAACTCGCTTTATATGCTTGTTATTACGTTATTAATTTCTGTTCCATTAGGATTAGGAGCGGGAATTTATTTGGCGGAATACGCCAAACAAGGAAAGATGCTTAACTTTATTCGGTTGTGCATTGAAACGATGGCGTCTCTCCCATCGATTGTCGTCGGATTGTTTGGATTATTGGCGTTTGTGACGCTAACAGGATGGGGCTACACGTTACTTGGAGGCGCGTTGGCGATTACCATATTAAACTTGCCAGGATTGACACGTATATGTGAGAACGCGATTTTAGATGTTCCTCCGAGCATAAAAGAAGGTAGTCTTGCGTTAGGAGCGACGCGGTGGCAAACGTTAGTGAAAGTCATTCTGCCGTCCGCTCTCCCGCAAATAATGACAGGTGTCATTTTAGCGGCGGGACGAATTTTTGGTGAGGCAGCTGCATTAATTTATACGGCAGGATTAACGACGCCGTTATTAAACTTTGCTGCCGATTTATCAAGCAAAGCACATCCGTTGAATGTTTTTCGACCGGCAGAAACGTTAACCGTGCACATTTGGAAATTAAATTCAGAGGGAATTGTTCCGGACGCAAAAATCATTGCGGCGAAATCCGCAGCGATATTAGTGATTATGGTTCTTTTGTTTAATATTACCGCTCGTTTTGCGTCCGCTGCCTTGCAACGCTATTTTACCGGGAATCGCCGAGCAGCAAAGAAGATGAGCAATGTTGCATAA
- a CDS encoding DUF1189 domain-containing protein, with protein sequence MNMFVQLWKSLYSPKDIARFRFQGIGKTIGYVFLLTFLSILPMAYYLTTSFVEGIRNTSALLQNDLPSFTIENGQLHSSAKEPIHIDQYGFTIIFDSTGQVTKEDVERFNNAIGLLKHEAVLVANHQAQYYSYSTFPDMKITDKDVHYFIETMQSLLPVFIPLSFLLIYLFASASKFIGICILAFFGLILRSTLDKKLQYRHTWIMSAYAVTLSTVFFTVMEALQAVVPYAPFIHWFVSIAVLFLAIKEVPSAKPQNE encoded by the coding sequence ATGAATATGTTTGTGCAGCTATGGAAAAGTTTATATTCCCCAAAAGATATCGCACGTTTTCGCTTTCAAGGAATTGGAAAAACGATTGGTTATGTATTTTTATTAACCTTTCTTTCTATCTTGCCGATGGCCTATTACTTAACCACTTCTTTTGTCGAAGGAATTCGTAATACAAGCGCTCTTTTGCAAAATGATCTTCCTTCGTTTACGATTGAAAACGGGCAATTGCATTCTTCTGCGAAAGAGCCCATTCATATTGATCAGTACGGCTTTACCATCATTTTTGACAGCACCGGCCAAGTAACTAAAGAAGACGTAGAGCGTTTTAACAACGCTATCGGTCTTTTAAAACACGAGGCTGTATTAGTTGCTAATCATCAAGCGCAATATTATAGCTATTCAACATTTCCAGATATGAAAATAACAGACAAAGATGTCCATTACTTTATCGAAACAATGCAGTCACTGTTGCCTGTTTTCATCCCGCTGTCGTTTCTCCTTATTTATTTATTCGCAAGCGCAAGCAAATTTATTGGCATCTGTATTCTTGCCTTCTTCGGATTAATTTTGCGCAGCACTCTTGATAAAAAACTGCAATACCGCCATACTTGGATCATGTCAGCATATGCTGTCACTTTATCAACGGTGTTTTTCACCGTTATGGAGGCGCTACAAGCGGTTGTGCCATATGCTCCATTTATTCATTGGTTCGTCTCGATTGCCGTGCTATTTTTGGCAATAAAAGAAGTTCCTTCAGCAAAACCGCAAAACGAATAG
- the rpmG gene encoding 50S ribosomal protein L33: MRVNITLACTECGERNYITSKNKRNNPDRLELKKYCPRCKKAVAHRETK, encoded by the coding sequence ATGCGCGTAAACATTACATTGGCTTGCACAGAATGCGGTGAACGTAACTATATTACGTCCAAAAATAAACGCAATAATCCTGACCGCCTTGAATTAAAAAAATATTGCCCAAGATGCAAAAAGGCGGTAGCTCATCGCGAAACGAAGTAA